The following DNA comes from Anaerostipes rhamnosivorans.
AGGCTGAATTATGCGATTTTAAAAATTATCATTGTTTCATTTTTTGTTCCAGTCCTTTCAGTCATATTTGAGAGAATCTCTCACGAGACTCTGTTGTTTTCAACTACGACTGTGATCAGGAGAATAACGGAGGTCATTGGGATCGTATGGATTTCTGGGGCAGTGGTTACGTGTTGTTTTTATATCCTTAAGTTCATACAACTGAAAAAGGCACTTTATAATGCTTGTATCTGTGACAAAAAGATCCAGCATATTGCTGGAAACTGCAGGGACAAGCTGGGTGTCAGGCGGAACATTGAAGTCTATCAGAGCTATCAGGTGCCGGTGCCGTTTATCTGTGGATTTTTACGGCCTAAGATCATACTGCCGGAAGAGCAGTACACCAAGCAGGAGCTTGAGATCATTCTGCTCCACGAGCTGGAGCACTATAAACAGAAGGATATCCTGTGGAAGTTGCTGTGTAATCTTATGGCGTGTGTTCACTGGTTTAATCCACTAAAGAAGGAAATCTGTAGGCAGATCGAGGATTGGAGTGAGGTGTATTGCGATGTACATGTGCTCAAAACCTTCGGAAGCCTAAAGCAGTATTTCAATACGATCATTTCGATTGCCACGGGAAAAAGCGGGTACCGCCAGTATCTGGCATCTGCTCTGTATGAAAACAGCAGAGGGCTGGAACTCAGAATGAGAAGAACCGCTTCGATCCGGAAGATGGCGGGGATTCCATGGAAAAGCGCGCAGATCTTCTTTGTATGTTTTTGTACGCTTGGAGTGGCTACGATTTCAGGCGCGTCTTATGGATATTACAGAGGGTATCTGTATCTGGAAGATGCGACCAGCATAAAGATAGAAGAAGAACAGGACCCTCCAAAAGTAATGGGGGAGAAAAAAAGGGCAGGGATGTTTGCGGTGAATCAGAGGACAATGCAGGATGATGTGCCTGGGAAGGAGAAGGACATATGGATTGACTGGTGGCCTGAGGCAGGAGAGAGCTTGATAAGCGGTAAATTCCGGGCAGAAGAGGGGGATACCATTCATATTATGCTAATGACATCTGAAGATGAGAACACAAAAGTGAAAAATAGTGAAATACTTGCAGGTGTTATACAGCCAGACGGAACACAAAGGTTTGTCTCGGATAAAGACCAGTTGCAGCATAGCTTCCAGATTAGAAAAAGTGGAGAATATCGTTTCTTTGTGGAAAATCAAACAGATAAGAAGATTCAATTGGCAGGAGATTATGAATTGATATCTAAGAAGAACAAGTGAGGAATGGAGGTATAGAGATGAGAAAGAAAATTTTTAAATGTTTAGCAATTACCATGCTTTTTGTTTTAATGGCTATCCCGGTTACAGTCTCCGCAGAAGAAATTGATGGTGAAACAGAATATATTTCTATGGAGGAAGATCCAGAGTTAACAGTAGAAACAGTAGATGAAGTTTTAATGCCTGCCTATACAACAAGTTATGCGTTGAATTGGACTGTAGGTAATACAGTCTTTAAACAGACAAAAGAATTTAGCAAGACATCTGGCAGTACAGTCAGCATTTATGCAAAGATAGCACCTACGACAAAAAACGTAACGATAGGCATAAAAAATACTGGCGGAGCAAGACAATATGTAAAGGCTACAGGAACTGTTAACAAAACTTTTAAAATAACAAAGACAGGGAAATATAGAGTTTTTGTTGAAAACAAATCAGGTAAATCCATTACTGTAAAGGGTAATTACAGAAGGTAATGTACCGGTATGGAAGGGTGGTGATAAGAATAGAGAAATTTAGAACCTGTAGTTTTAAGCTTATACATAAGAAAATTATTATAATAAAGATCCATGCAATACAAATGGCCGGCAAACCAGATATCTGCAAAAGCAGATAGCGTATCACATGGACATCTTTATTATAACAGATGCTGCAAATGTATAAAAGGAGAGAACGTTATGATAAAGAAATTTAGGAAGCCAGCGCTCAGTGCTGTTCTGTCTTTCATTTTGATGTTTACATCTGTCCAGTGGGGCGGTATTTTAGCCGCAGCCAGAGATGTAAAAGCGGCAGAAACGAAAGCAGAAGAGACAAAAAACGTAAAAGAAGTCATTGACAGTGAGAGCACAAAGAATTCCACCACATTCCGATTGTCAGGCGGAAAGAAAGAGTCTGTATTTTATGGACAGGATGTGCGGTACGAGGATGAAAACGGAAACTTAAAAGACTATGACCCAAGCCTTGTGGACATCAAGGAAAAGACTAGTGAACACGGCCATAACCTTAAAGATTATCAATATGAAAATAAAGATGGGGATAAGAAGCAGTATCTTCCGAAGAAACTGACGGAATCCACACCGGTGCTGATGGAACATGATCAATACGAGATTTCATTTTCACCGATCACCGGACAGAACAATACTGACAGCACAGAAAGTGATAAGAAAGACGTAGATAAGGAAAATGCATTTGCATCTATCAATAAATTGACAAGGACAAAGCTTAAGAGAGAGAAAGTCCTGACTGCAGAGGATGAAAAGGAAGAGCTGCCAGTCAGCGTGTCCTATGAGTCTGAAGACAAAAACTGCACGTTCTTATATCAGTCTCTGGATACGGGAGTGAAAGAAAGTGTCACATTAAAAGAGATCCCGGAGAGCAACCAGCTGAAGTTTAAGTTCTATGCCAAGGGACTGGAGGCAAAGAAAAATACAGAGGACGGAGGAATCACATTCTATGACAAGAAAAGTGAAGATATCATTGCCTCCTTAGAAGCACCAACCATGAACGATGCCACAGGGGATGGTTACAGCGAGAAACTATCCTATGATATGGAACCGATTCAGGGAGAAAAGGATACTTACGAATTAACATTGACACTGGATGAAGAGTATCTGAAGGATAAGGATAGGAAATACCCGATCACCATTGATCCGACGGTTACCTGGAAAGGGTCAACGGATTTCTGGGATGTGTATGTGATCAACGGAAGTTATAAAAATACAAACTTTTATGATTCAGGCGTCACAGCTATGATGGCGGGAAAAGCCAGCAAGGGAACCTACAGGACTTATCTCAGATTTAAAGACTTTACTGCAAAGATCAAAAATAAGTATGTGGACTCGGCTACACTGACCATGTATGAAACCGGGGACAGCACCAGCGGGCAGACGATTGAAGCCAGAAGGGTGACTTCCAACTGGTCAAGACCAGGTCTTACATGGAGCAACCGTCCAGGATATTCTACCAATTATGGAAGCGTCAAGACAACCGGGACGATTCATAAATCAAGAGCGATCAACTTGACAAAGTATGCCAGAGAGTGCGCCAACGGTTCCATTACCTCTTATGGCGTTATGCTCAAAAATGCCGATGAGACGAAAAAGTACGGGCAGTTTTACAGTTCCAGATATTCCAATGCCAGTTATCGGCCGAAAATGAGCGTGACTTATTACGATGGACCGACCACGCCTACATCTGCATCTGTGACTCCACAGTACCTGAAAAAGGGACAGACACTCACCGCAAAATGGGCAGGGATCAGTTCAAAGTCCTTAAATCGGGTAGAATATCGGGTTGCAACCTATGATCCGGTGAAGAATGCGGAAGTGAACGCCAGTTACCGTGCCTATTCAAGCAGTACCAAGCTTGGAACCACAGCCAGCGGAAGTGCGTCTGTGGCAGACAGCAAGAACTGGCCGGAGGGGTGTTATAAGTTTGTCATCCGGGGAGTAGACAACGGAGGAATCAATGGAACTGGGAAAGGATATATTTTTTACATAGACGGCACGGCGCCGAAGATCAACAGTATGACCATTGATGCCGGAGATGGAAAGGGAGGATCAGAGGAGAATCCGTCTTCCAATGTGACACCCGCTTTAAAATGGAATGTGACTGAAAAATATCTGTCAAAAGTGGAATATAAGGTTGGAAACGGAAGCTATGTCAATGCAGGCAGCGCACTGGCTGGACAGGTTTCCATTCCAGCATCTAATTTTAAAGATGCTGGAACTTATCAGATTACGATGAGGGTCACAGATAAGGCGGGGTATACTGCAGAGACATCCAAATACTACTATTATATCGACAACTCCAAGGCTGCCGACTATAAGCCGTCAGGGACAAAGCTTGTCAATTCTTACGGAAAGAACATCGTTTCCTGGGATAAAAAAGAAGGACTTCCGGGAAGCATTTGTTATGAAGTATACAGAGGAGGGAGTGCTGACTTTGTTCCAGGACAGGCTGATCTGGTCAGAGCCGGAGCAAAGGATTCTTATTGTGTCGATACAATGGCTGGAGACGGAAAAGATTATTACTACAAGGTCCGTTCTGTAAAACTATCAAAAAAAGGGAATGTCATTGGAACCAGTGATTTTGTGAGTGCAGGGCATGCGAAACAGAGTGCCGGATCTGAATTTAAGCAGTGGCTTGGATCTAAAGAGTATAGAGAAACACTGGAATTCAGCACACCAAACGGAAATGGAACCGTAGATAAAGCAGGCGGTAATCTTACCTTTCAGGCGGAAGACTTTACAATTCCGGCAGGCCAGCTTAACATGGGGCTTACCAGGACCTACAACAGCCAGTCTGATAAGACGGGAATGTTTGGAGACGGATGGTATGATACGTTTCACAAAGAAATATATCAGGTCGGAGACAATTTGATATTCGAAGACAGCGATGGAACTTATGTGACATTTGAAAAGAAGGGGGATTCCTATGTTTCCAGGGAGACCAAAGACTATAAGCTAAGCTTTGAGGAAGAAACTTCAAATACGAGAAGTGCATCTGATACAGGCAGCAGTCCGGCTGTGAAACAGTATATGTCTAAAGCAGCGGGGAGTGTTGTAGGAGTCTTCGGAAAGGGACCCTCCAAACAGATTAGTTTTGAGGCCAGCCATAATGTGTCCTCAGATTCACCGGGAGGCCAGTCTGAGCAAAAGACAGTAACGAAAAATATTACTTATGCATGTACCATTACAACTAAGGATAATACCATTTACCAATTTAACAGCAATGGCCAGCTGACTTCAATGAAAGAGGCCAATGATAACTTTATTGTCTATGAATATGACACCAGAGGCCGTCTGAAAACAGTAACCTCCAACAAGATTAAAACGCTGACCATGAAGTATCATGAAGGAGAGAATGCAGATCTTCTAAAAGAAATCGTTTTGCCTGACGGCACAAAGATGGAATATACTTATTCCGGAAGAAAGCTGGTGAAGGCCGTACACAGCAGCGCTGACGGAAGTGAATCTGTGTCATTTGAATACGGGTATGATGCAGCCAGTTTTGTAAATACCATTAAGGATGCCAAAGGAAATGCATATGATATTGTCTATGAAAATAACCGGGCAGTCAAAGTCAAAAAGCCAAATGGAGAGTATCAGAAAATAGCTTACGGAGATGGACAAACCACAGTTTCTAAGCACAAAACGAATGATGAGAAAATAGCAGAAGATTCCATTACCTATGACAAAGCAAATGGAAAAGTTTTAACTTCCACAAATACCGCAGGAAATAAGACATCCTATCAGTATGAAAATACCGACAATGAACTGCTCTGCACAGGGACAACAACAAAAATAAATTATCAGACGGTATCAGATACAGGAAAGATCAATTTTGCATCTGAAGAAGTGACCACAAAAACACAGTATGATGCCAATGAAAATGTGACCATGGAAAAGGACGAGTCAGGACAAGTGACTCAGACCACCTATGGAACCGGTGGAGAGGCGAACCTTCCAAAAACAGAAGTGACGAAACAGGGTGACGCAGTCATTTCAAATGTCTCTTATTCGTATGATAAAAATGGAAACCCTATAAAAGAATCTGATTCCATTGCGGACACAGAGACTGAATGGGATTATGACGAAGATGGAGAAGTCATTTTAGAAGAAGAGTATGAGGAGGGAGAGCTTCAATCCAAAGAAGAAACAGATTATACAGAAAAGGATCACATTATTACAGAAGACAGCACCCTTACCCAGGGAAATGTAAAAGAATCTTCAACAACAGTCTTAGATGCCATGGGCAGAGAGACGCAGACTCAGGATGAAAATACAAAAGAAATCACAAAGTCAGCCTACGATTTCCTTGGCAGGCAGACAAAGGTTCAAAAAGAACTGGACGGCATAACAAAGACAACCCAAAAGACCTATGATGCCAACGGTGCTCTTCTGTCAGAAGTTTCAGAGACAGGCGTGACTACATCTTACAGCTATGACACCTTAAACCGGGTGAAAACAACGACAGAAGTCTCAAAAGACGGAGTTACAAAGACTACAACGACGGATTATGGATATGCCGATCAGGAAATTCATACACTGAATGGAACTAAAAGCTATCATAATCTGGAACTGACGACAACAACGGTGAATGGCACCGTCCAGAGCCAGACTTACACCGACACTTCTGGAAATACAGTCCGGGAAAAGACCAATGGAATTTATACAGACCATGTGTTTAGCGAAGATGGAAAAGAAATCGCTTCCATTCTTCTGGGAACGGACCAGGGTGCCGAGGTCAAAGGAAAGGTGACCTTAAATCTTTATAACCGCGATGGGAAACAGACCCATACCATCCAGAATCCTGTCGTATCTGGTCAGGATGTTTCTGTGGATCCGGATCAATCCATCGTGAATCAAACAGCCTATGACGACAAAGGAAACGAATCATCTAAGACAGATGGTAACGGACATACCATTGCCTACACTTATGATGACCAGAATCGGGTCATCAAGGTATCTCAGGGAGAAAACAGCACTACCGTTTCTTACAGCATGGGCAGTGACGGGGCTTCCACTACAAGCATCACGGATGCCATGGGTCATGAGAATATTGAAGTGACCAATGCGGCAGGACTTAGTGAGAGTACAACAGATAAAGGAAATCTGGGCGAGAGTATTTCCACCAAGTTTACTTATGACACCAATGGAAATAAGACAAAGGAAACCTATGAAAACGGTGCTTACAAAACTTATCACTATGACAAAAAGAACCGTCTAACCGAGACGAATACCTACGAGGCGCCGGAAGCAGGCAGTGATACAGGAACAAGATCATTAAAAACCGCTTATAGTTACGACAGCAATGACCAGCTTCTTGAGATGGTGGATTATCAGGTCAGCGGCAATACAGAAACCGCTTACCGTTATACAGAATGTGAGTATGATGGTCTTCAGAGGAAAACTGGATATGCTGAGATCAGCCAGTCAGAGAAACCCACTGCGGATGAGATGAAAAGCCACCGCATCCGATACAGCTATGACTCCGAAGGAAAGATAATAAAAGTCACGTATCCCACAACAAAGGATGGCGTAAAGGCTCTGTCTTATCACTATACAAAGAATGGATGGCTTTCTGAGATTCAGGCAGATATAAAGAATGGGGCCGATGTCAAAGAAGCGGATGTACGGACTTATACTTATGATCGTTATGGAAAAGTGACAGAGATCAAAGACTACCGCAACATTCTGTCTGCAGGTGACAAAGCGGTGAAAAAAGTTTACACCTATGACGACTTTGACCGGGTTGCAAAGATGGTCTATACGGATCTTGAACATCCGGATACGGTGATAGAATCCTATACCTATTCCTATGACAAGAATTCTAACATTGTAGAAAAGACGCAGGTAAATAACTATCCGAAAAAGGATCAGGAAAAAGTCAACGAGACAAAGGCTTATACTTATGACTCGCTGGGAAGACTTACAAAGACTGTTACTACAGACCATCAAAAGGAAGACAGCAAAAAGACCGTTACCTATACTTATGATAAGGTTGGAAACCGTCTTTCTGAGGAAAAAGGTGATACAAAAACAACCTATGATTATAATGGACTGGATCAGATCACAGCTTCCACCACATGGAAAGATGGTACAGCAAAAGAGAACAGGCAGTATGTCTATGATAAGAACGGGAATGAGATAGGACAGACCAATACAAAGACCGGGGAGATTATTTACCGCACTTATGATGCAGAAAACCGCCTGTCCGAAGTATCTGTCACAAAGGACGGGAAGAATGCTGTCGTGCAGCAGAATCGTTATAATGGAGATGGACAGCGTACCCAGAGGGTAGAAGGTGAAAAGACAACCAACTACTATTATCAGGACGGAGCCGTATCCTACACGACCGATGCCAATGGAGAGCAGACATCCCAGGATCTTTTTGGAACAGACGGAAATATTGTTGGGACCCAGAGGTATTCAGGGGATAAAACTGCATACTATGTGTATACCAAAGACATCCAGGGAAGTACCACAAACCTTTTGAAGGAAGACGGGACGGTAGATGTTTCCTATCGTTATGATGACTTTGGAGAGACGGATAGTGTTGGGGATAATACATCCGAGAATGAAACCTGTTATACTGGCGGACGTTATGATGAGACGACGGGGCTTTATTATCTGAATGCACGGTATTATAATCCAGAGGATGGAAGGTTTTTGTCTGAGGATACCTATCGTGGGGAAGTGAATGAGCCGGATAGCCAGCATTTGTATGTTTATTGTGCTAATAATCCGGTGAACTATGTGGATCCAAGTGGACATAAGTTTTTAGGATATTGGAGTTCAAAACAACATTACTACGCATTTAATCAAAATGCACCGCAAATGTACGCAGGATATAATGATTTTTATGATATGAATTCTTGGGCTGTGGGTGACTTGACTACAAAGAAGATTGAGACTTCACATTGGCGTTTACAGTTTTGGAAAGGTATATATGGGCCACCATATGTACCAGCGGTAGCAAATGGTTGTGAAATCGGTTTATACTATAGAAAATCAACCCGGAGCAAACACTGGAATTGTGCATATGACTCGAACAAAAGGTTAAGAATGAGAATGTCTTTATATGCAAATGGGAAAAAATTATTTACACGTGATAGTAAAACATCGACTGACCAAGGAAAAGCATGGTGGTTAACAGGATTTACTCCTAGACCATATTTACCAAAAAAGAAGACATGGGGAAAAACTACTTTAAAAATGACAGGTACATTGTGGTTTCCTTCAAGTGGAAAATACAGGACACAAATGAGGGATTTATCTAAAAAATTGGCTAAGGCTAAGTTTAAAAACTTGAAGGTAAACGGGTCATTAACGAGGAGGACATTTTCCTGGAAAGGATGGTAGGTTAATATTGAAAAAAGGCTGGATGATATTTATTTTAAGTTTAGTTATTAGTTTTACAACTGGATGTAATAAACAAACAAATATGGCAGAAGAACAGTTGTATGAATCTATTTGTAGACCAAATATCCAAGGTGTAAAGGAAGCTTTGTCGAATGATAAGAAGATTGCTAACAAGAATATCAAACGTCATCGCAAGTTGAAGCCGCTGGATCTTTCTTTGAGAGAAATAGAAAATGAGCGCATCCAATTACAAATCTGCTCCATGCTAATCAAGGCAGGAGCAGATGTAAATGAAATTGGAGAAGATAAGCTTTCTCATTTATGCTGGGCTATTGAAAACAATAGATATGAGATAGCAGAAGAACTGATAAAAGCGGAGGCTGATGTAAATCAAAAAAGTGATGAAGGAAATTCTCCTTTAAGGGCTGCGGTAAGTAATTTGTATCCTTATAACTGTGAAAATAGACGAAAAATAATTGCACAGCTTTCAAATCGTGGTGTGAAACTGGATCGAGAGTTATTTACATATTTTTATCAACATAATGATTATGGAATGAATTATTATTTCGCACCAGAAATCTTAAAATTAATGCAGAAGAACAAAGTAAATCCTAATATACCAAAAGAAGTTCAATATGCAGTACAAGGAGATGACAAAAAGGTACAAAAGTATTTGAAAGAAAACAGATCCAAAAAACATTTAAACAAGAATAGTTTTTTATCATTTGCTGTGGCCTACTGTAATGTGGATACACTGAGTGTTATGAAAGAAGTCGGTTATGATTTCTCATGGAAAGATGAAGATGGTGTGAATTGTTTACAAATAGCAGCCCTATGTAATGATGCAAATGTTGTAAAATTTCTGTTGCAGGAAGGTTTGGATGGTAACAGCAGGACTGATTACTATAAAGCAGATGCTGTCTCCTTTGCAGTTCTTGGAGGGAAATTAGAAAATGCCAGATTATTAAAGAAGGATGGGAATGTGAAGTTTGAAAAAAATAAGAATGATGGAGAGGTAGTTTCATGGCAGTTTATTACGGCATTTGGAAACCAAGAATCCTTTGCAGCGATGAATGAATTGGGGTATGTACCAACTGATATTGAAGTGTATCATGCCTATGAACAAGTGAATGATGAAACTTTCAGGTATCTATTAGACCATCACTATTCAATTAAAGTTAAGGAAGATGGAGATAACTTATTGGACAGTGTATGCTTAGATGATTCAACTTACAAAGCTCAGGAACTATGTAAAAGAGGCTTAAAGGCCTCAGAGGAGAATTTAAAAACATTAATTTGGATTGGAGGCAGCCACTTAGCGAAGGAGATTATGGAAAATGGGATGACGCAAGGAAAGATCAGGAAAAATGTATTGCTTCAGGAATCAATCAACATTGGTGATTTTTCTATGGTAAGATATCTCGTTAAGAACGGTGCAGAAATAAATAAGTATGTGAAAGATGAGACAGAGAATTTTTCATGGACATCAATGAATATGGCATGTGGAAGAGAGAGCATAAAGATCATTGAGTATTTGATAAAGAATGGAGGAGATATTAATAAAAAGGATTCCGATGGGAAAGATTGTAGGCAAATTGCAGAAGAGGCGGGATACACATGGAATATCAATTATTTAAAAAGTAAAAACTGATTTTCATGAGATAATGTACTAAACTTTAAAAATGTGTTTTTATAAGCCATAGCATGGCTAGTTTAGGTGTGTTATGGCTTCTATTATAATAAATGTAATGCTTATGTTGTAATCATATTGAATAATTATTATCATCCATTAGGTACTTGCTACAATAGAACTATAGAGAGTAAAAAGGTCATTTAAGGATATATCAGATATTAATTTAGTTTTATTAAAGAATATTGACCGTGATTTATATTTAGAAGTTTTAAATATTTTAGAAATAGTAAGTGACTCATTTGCTGTTATTCAGCCATTGAGAAACTGTTGGGAGGATGTTGAATATAATGATTTTGATATCGTTAAACAGCTTATGCATTTTCATATAAAAAGCGATCGTGTTTCAAAATATGAAGGAAGAAAGAAACATATCATTCATACTCAAAGAAGGAAAAAGCTCCCTGATAATAGACATTTATTTTATTGCTGTAATGAGAGTATTGCAATATTAAAATCATATCATTCTTTTACACAGATCAGAGAAAAAGAAGGAGAAGTAGATTTCAGCTTTTTTAAAGATGGTTGTGTTATTTTTACTACAATTATTCATGAAAATATGTACTTAGGCGATCAGAAACTGTTCAATAATCTTTTGTATAAGAAAGATTCTAAATAAGTATGACGGTAGGACAAGGATATCGTTATTTTATAACGTTACTTAAGGTTTAAAAGGAGTAAACAAATATGGTTCAAAGTAATTGCAATACACAAATAGTAAGATTTGATAAAGAACTTCTATTCGATATTTTTCTTCAAGCTATAACATTGATTTTATTTTTAATTTGCATTGGTGCTCTTTTGTTTATTATTTATTCTATAATTAAAAAGTTGTTTAAGAAATATAAAAAGAAACAATAAATTGCCTAATATCCATCAAAGGGACCACTCTTGTTAATTCAATTTGCAATTACATATGCAGAAAGGATAGAGTATGAAGAGGTTGATTAAAATTCTAGTAAGTATATGTATTGTAGTTGGACTATTTAATTTATGTCTGTTATTTTTTCAGAAAGTAGGAATAAGGATTAATAATTCATCAGAGTTTAGCAATATGGCAGAGGTCTCCCCACAAACAAATTGTGTTTTAGTCAGAAAAACAAATTCTATTAAGAATTTTCCATTTATTTTTGGAGAACGGCTGTACCTATATGATATTGATAAGAATAGAGAGTATTTAATAGGGAATTGTCTGTTTCCTTTTTATTCCTATGGAGATATGTTGGTAGTCCAGAACAATAAAGTATACTATAATTATTTTAGAGAAGGACCTGGGATTGAATTATACTCAAAAAAATTAAAGGGTGTTGGCACAGGCAGAAAAATATTACAAGAAGTAGGATTATATACAGTCTCTTCAAAAGAGATCTATTATTTAAACATTGAAGAAACAACATTCAAAGAAGAAAAGAATTATCTTTATAAAAAGAATCTGGAAAATGGAGAAATAAAAACAGTATTAAAAGAAAATTTGTCCGATATATTGCGGTTTGATCATGGGTATCTCTATAGTTGGAATAGGTACTCCAAGGAGGTCTTAGAAATAAATGAACAGACCAAATCAATCGTCAGATGCCCACAAAATGAGCCGCCACTGTGGATCGGTTATGTAGATTCGAAACAATTCTTAATTATAGATGAATCAAATATTGTTTTGTACAATAAAAGAACAAAGAAAAAAAGGTATCTGGTTAAAAATATTAAAAGAGAAGATGAGTTACTAAATGAAAAAGCAAAAATTGAGAATGGTTATTTATACTATAGCAATTTAAAATCAGATTTTTACCGTTTAAATATTAAGTCAGGCAAGAAAGAAAAAATAATCTCACTTTTAAGTTTTCATGATATAAAAAAGTACATTAAAAATAATGAACATTATACGGATATTAACTTTTATAAGGATTATGTTGTAATTGATTTAAGTTATTCTTCCAGTAAGATATTAAATACTATGAAGAGGAGATTGCTTGTTTTTAATTATCGAGGAAAGTTAATAAGAAACAAGAAGATGGCTGCATTATTGTAATTATAGGTTAGGAAATAAGTTTTGGTATTGGTAAAGAATGTGTTTGGAGGTTTTTAATAGATAAAGGCCAAGATGGGTACTGGTTTCTTGAGGAAGGAATGAGTTTAAATGATAAAAAACTCAATATTGAACATTCTGGGATGTATTAGTTTCTTTTCTATTCTATGGATCGTTGTATTTTTTGGATTGGGTGAATTTAATCACTTTGTTTTACGTGATGTTAAGGAGGCTAAAATTGTCGTAGAACAGAATCCTAAATATAGTAATATATATTGCTTAGAATGCTTTCAAGAAAATCTATACTGTATGTCAGAATCCAAAAGCAAGATCTTAGTATATGATTTTCAAGGTAATTATGTTAAGACATTACAGTTGCCTTATTCATCAACTG
Coding sequences within:
- a CDS encoding DNRLRE domain-containing protein, with product MIKKFRKPALSAVLSFILMFTSVQWGGILAAARDVKAAETKAEETKNVKEVIDSESTKNSTTFRLSGGKKESVFYGQDVRYEDENGNLKDYDPSLVDIKEKTSEHGHNLKDYQYENKDGDKKQYLPKKLTESTPVLMEHDQYEISFSPITGQNNTDSTESDKKDVDKENAFASINKLTRTKLKREKVLTAEDEKEELPVSVSYESEDKNCTFLYQSLDTGVKESVTLKEIPESNQLKFKFYAKGLEAKKNTEDGGITFYDKKSEDIIASLEAPTMNDATGDGYSEKLSYDMEPIQGEKDTYELTLTLDEEYLKDKDRKYPITIDPTVTWKGSTDFWDVYVINGSYKNTNFYDSGVTAMMAGKASKGTYRTYLRFKDFTAKIKNKYVDSATLTMYETGDSTSGQTIEARRVTSNWSRPGLTWSNRPGYSTNYGSVKTTGTIHKSRAINLTKYARECANGSITSYGVMLKNADETKKYGQFYSSRYSNASYRPKMSVTYYDGPTTPTSASVTPQYLKKGQTLTAKWAGISSKSLNRVEYRVATYDPVKNAEVNASYRAYSSSTKLGTTASGSASVADSKNWPEGCYKFVIRGVDNGGINGTGKGYIFYIDGTAPKINSMTIDAGDGKGGSEENPSSNVTPALKWNVTEKYLSKVEYKVGNGSYVNAGSALAGQVSIPASNFKDAGTYQITMRVTDKAGYTAETSKYYYYIDNSKAADYKPSGTKLVNSYGKNIVSWDKKEGLPGSICYEVYRGGSADFVPGQADLVRAGAKDSYCVDTMAGDGKDYYYKVRSVKLSKKGNVIGTSDFVSAGHAKQSAGSEFKQWLGSKEYRETLEFSTPNGNGTVDKAGGNLTFQAEDFTIPAGQLNMGLTRTYNSQSDKTGMFGDGWYDTFHKEIYQVGDNLIFEDSDGTYVTFEKKGDSYVSRETKDYKLSFEEETSNTRSASDTGSSPAVKQYMSKAAGSVVGVFGKGPSKQISFEASHNVSSDSPGGQSEQKTVTKNITYACTITTKDNTIYQFNSNGQLTSMKEANDNFIVYEYDTRGRLKTVTSNKIKTLTMKYHEGENADLLKEIVLPDGTKMEYTYSGRKLVKAVHSSADGSESVSFEYGYDAASFVNTIKDAKGNAYDIVYENNRAVKVKKPNGEYQKIAYGDGQTTVSKHKTNDEKIAEDSITYDKANGKVLTSTNTAGNKTSYQYENTDNELLCTGTTTKINYQTVSDTGKINFASEEVTTKTQYDANENVTMEKDESGQVTQTTYGTGGEANLPKTEVTKQGDAVISNVSYSYDKNGNPIKESDSIADTETEWDYDEDGEVILEEEYEEGELQSKEETDYTEKDHIITEDSTLTQGNVKESSTTVLDAMGRETQTQDENTKEITKSAYDFLGRQTKVQKELDGITKTTQKTYDANGALLSEVSETGVTTSYSYDTLNRVKTTTEVSKDGVTKTTTTDYGYADQEIHTLNGTKSYHNLELTTTTVNGTVQSQTYTDTSGNTVREKTNGIYTDHVFSEDGKEIASILLGTDQGAEVKGKVTLNLYNRDGKQTHTIQNPVVSGQDVSVDPDQSIVNQTAYDDKGNESSKTDGNGHTIAYTYDDQNRVIKVSQGENSTTVSYSMGSDGASTTSITDAMGHENIEVTNAAGLSESTTDKGNLGESISTKFTYDTNGNKTKETYENGAYKTYHYDKKNRLTETNTYEAPEAGSDTGTRSLKTAYSYDSNDQLLEMVDYQVSGNTETAYRYTECEYDGLQRKTGYAEISQSEKPTADEMKSHRIRYSYDSEGKIIKVTYPTTKDGVKALSYHYTKNGWLSEIQADIKNGADVKEADVRTYTYDRYGKVTEIKDYRNILSAGDKAVKKVYTYDDFDRVAKMVYTDLEHPDTVIESYTYSYDKNSNIVEKTQVNNYPKKDQEKVNETKAYTYDSLGRLTKTVTTDHQKEDSKKTVTYTYDKVGNRLSEEKGDTKTTYDYNGLDQITASTTWKDGTAKENRQYVYDKNGNEIGQTNTKTGEIIYRTYDAENRLSEVSVTKDGKNAVVQQNRYNGDGQRTQRVEGEKTTNYYYQDGAVSYTTDANGEQTSQDLFGTDGNIVGTQRYSGDKTAYYVYTKDIQGSTTNLLKEDGTVDVSYRYDDFGETDSVGDNTSENETCYTGGRYDETTGLYYLNARYYNPEDGRFLSEDTYRGEVNEPDSQHLYVYCANNPVNYVDPSGHKFLGYWSSKQHYYAFNQNAPQMYAGYNDFYDMNSWAVGDLTTKKIETSHWRLQFWKGIYGPPYVPAVANGCEIGLYYRKSTRSKHWNCAYDSNKRLRMRMSLYANGKKLFTRDSKTSTDQGKAWWLTGFTPRPYLPKKKTWGKTTLKMTGTLWFPSSGKYRTQMRDLSKKLAKAKFKNLKVNGSLTRRTFSWKGW